In one window of Vibrio sp. DW001 DNA:
- the hemW gene encoding radical SAM family heme chaperone HemW, producing MLTPPNLSLYVHIPWCVQKCPYCDFNSHALKAKIPEKQYIDALIEDLDTDISRYSIEQDHRKLHSIFIGGGTPSLISPHEIGRLLKEIGNRIPFKKDIEITMEANPGSIEAKRFEQYQKEGVTRISIGVQSFEQSKLKRLGRIHGKEEAITAAKLAHKIGLTSFNLDLMHGLPDQTVSQALTDLEKAIELNPPHLSWYQLTIEPNTLFHSKPPTLPDDDALWDIFDLGHQKLFGAGYIQYEISGYSKPGYQCQHNLNYWRFGDYLGIGCGAHGKLSFADGKIIRTTKVKHPKGYLNLIKPYLQSEVEVENVDRPFEFFMNRFRLIEACPKQDFIETTGLNIDVIQPKIDWAVAKGYLQESEYTWQVTEKGKLFLNDLLEGFM from the coding sequence ATGCTAACACCACCAAACCTCAGTCTTTATGTTCACATCCCATGGTGTGTACAAAAGTGCCCCTATTGTGATTTCAATTCTCATGCGCTAAAAGCTAAGATCCCAGAAAAGCAGTATATTGACGCCCTAATTGAAGATCTAGATACCGATATTTCACGTTATTCCATCGAACAAGACCATCGAAAACTACACTCTATTTTTATCGGCGGTGGAACACCTAGTTTAATATCACCTCACGAAATTGGGCGGCTGCTAAAAGAAATCGGTAATCGAATACCCTTCAAGAAAGATATTGAAATCACCATGGAAGCCAATCCCGGCAGTATTGAAGCCAAGCGTTTTGAACAATATCAAAAGGAAGGGGTAACTCGAATATCAATTGGCGTACAAAGCTTTGAGCAATCTAAGCTAAAAAGGCTAGGAAGGATACATGGTAAAGAAGAAGCGATCACCGCAGCAAAACTTGCTCACAAGATAGGTTTAACAAGCTTTAATTTGGACCTGATGCATGGTCTACCAGATCAAACGGTAAGCCAGGCTCTCACTGACCTCGAAAAAGCCATTGAGCTTAATCCTCCGCATCTTTCTTGGTATCAACTAACCATAGAACCAAACACGCTTTTTCACTCTAAACCACCGACATTACCGGATGATGATGCACTATGGGATATTTTCGATCTAGGCCATCAGAAACTCTTTGGCGCAGGTTATATCCAGTACGAAATATCTGGCTACAGTAAACCCGGTTATCAGTGCCAACACAACCTTAACTATTGGCGTTTTGGCGACTATTTAGGCATCGGTTGTGGCGCTCACGGTAAGCTCAGCTTCGCCGATGGAAAAATCATCAGAACAACCAAAGTAAAACACCCTAAAGGCTATTTAAATCTCATCAAACCTTATCTACAAAGTGAAGTAGAAGTAGAAAATGTCGATCGTCCATTTGAGTTCTTTATGAATCGTTTCAGACTCATCGAAGCGTGTCCAAAGCAAGATTTCATTGAAACGACAGGACTAAACATTGATGTTATTCAACCTAAAATAGACTGGGCAGTCGCTAAAGGGTACTTACAGGAAAGTGAATATACTTGGCAGGTAACAGAAAAAGGAAAACTGTTTTTAAATGACCTGTTAGAAGGATTTATGTAA
- a CDS encoding XTP/dITP diphosphatase: protein MTKKIVLATGNQGKVKEMADLLSDFGFDVFAQSKFNVSEVAETGTTFIENAIIKARHAAKETGLPAIADDSGLEVDSLLGAPGIYSARYSGEDATDKQNLDQLLANMVDVPEDKRTARFHCVLVLMKHENDPTPIVCHGKWEGRILTNPSGENGFGYDPIFWVPETNCASAELDSAQKKKLSHRSKALKQLFATLSSEQ, encoded by the coding sequence ATGACAAAGAAAATAGTATTGGCAACAGGAAACCAAGGCAAAGTAAAAGAGATGGCAGACCTACTCTCTGATTTTGGTTTTGATGTATTTGCTCAAAGTAAATTCAATGTTTCAGAAGTAGCAGAGACAGGGACCACTTTTATTGAGAACGCCATAATAAAGGCTCGACATGCTGCCAAAGAAACAGGCTTACCTGCTATTGCCGATGACTCAGGCCTTGAAGTCGACAGTTTATTGGGTGCTCCAGGTATCTATTCTGCCCGTTACTCTGGTGAAGACGCGACAGATAAACAAAATTTAGATCAGTTGTTAGCCAATATGGTTGATGTTCCTGAAGACAAAAGAACGGCACGTTTTCACTGTGTATTAGTATTAATGAAACACGAAAATGACCCAACTCCCATTGTTTGCCACGGAAAATGGGAAGGCAGAATTCTGACTAACCCAAGCGGTGAAAATGGATTTGGATATGACCCTATTTTCTGGGTACCCGAAACAAATTGTGCATCGGCTGAACTTGATTCCGCTCAGAAAAAAAAGTTGTCGCACAGAAGCAAAGCGCTAAAACAATTATTTGCCACATTAAGTAGCGAACAATAA
- the yggU gene encoding DUF167 family protein YggU, with product MSAIKQDLDDLVLKLYIQPKASRDKIVGLHGEELKIAITAPPVDGKANAHLTKFLSKQFKTAKGDIKIEKGELGRHKQIRVSSPSHIPDIIKALL from the coding sequence ATGTCAGCAATCAAACAAGATCTCGATGATCTTGTTCTTAAGCTCTATATCCAACCAAAGGCCAGCAGGGACAAAATTGTTGGCCTGCATGGAGAAGAGCTTAAAATTGCAATTACAGCACCACCAGTGGACGGAAAAGCTAACGCCCATTTGACCAAATTTTTATCTAAGCAGTTTAAAACTGCAAAAGGTGACATTAAGATAGAAAAAGGCGAATTAGGCAGACACAAGCAAATAAGAGTAAGCTCTCCTTCCCATATCCCAGATATCATTAAAGCTCTCTTGTGA
- a CDS encoding YggT family protein, which produces MNSMNFLISTVFDLYIMVVLLRIWLQVARADFYNPFSQFIIKATQPIVGPLRRIIPSVGSLDLSTVLFAYLLCVIKFVALILVANGTLVFSVDFLIYGFLSLLKAAGGLLFWVLLLRAILSWVSQGRSPIEFVFHQLTDPLLAPIRRIIPAMGGFDLSVLVLFIGLQFANFLMSDLIGPIWLQL; this is translated from the coding sequence ATGAATTCAATGAACTTTCTTATTTCCACCGTGTTTGATCTCTATATCATGGTGGTATTATTGAGGATATGGTTACAAGTGGCTCGCGCCGATTTCTACAACCCTTTTTCTCAATTTATAATTAAGGCCACTCAACCGATTGTCGGCCCGCTTCGCCGAATCATCCCATCTGTAGGTAGCTTAGATTTATCCACCGTACTGTTTGCCTATTTACTGTGTGTTATAAAATTTGTTGCCTTGATTCTGGTTGCTAATGGAACGCTCGTCTTTAGTGTCGATTTCTTAATATATGGTTTCTTATCGCTATTAAAAGCCGCCGGCGGTTTATTGTTCTGGGTACTCCTTCTAAGGGCGATATTGAGCTGGGTAAGTCAAGGCCGCAGCCCCATAGAATTTGTATTCCATCAATTAACGGATCCATTACTTGCACCAATTCGTCGAATCATTCCTGCAATGGGCGGTTTTGATTTAAGTGTTTTGGTATTGTTTATAGGGCTTCAATTTGCCAACTTCCTAATGAGCGACCTTATTGGACCTATTTGGCTACAGCTATAA
- the proC gene encoding pyrroline-5-carboxylate reductase, whose amino-acid sequence MENKKIAFIGAGNMARSIIAGLTSSGYDSSNITATDPNKEQRDLLTTLYDINTTGDNAEAANNADVIVLAVKPQIMELVCGGLTTVDLSNKLVISIAAGISATRLNTFLETEVNLVRVMPNTPALVGKGMSGLYATPLVSEDDKTFASQLMQAVGKVCWVNEESGINNVIAAAGSAPAYFFLFMEAMQNEAIAQGFDKETARLLIQQSALGAAEMVIANADIDISTLREQVTSKGGTTAEALRTFNEHQLTEIVAKAMQAAVSRAEEMEKLF is encoded by the coding sequence ATGGAAAACAAAAAAATTGCCTTTATTGGGGCTGGTAATATGGCTCGCTCAATTATTGCAGGGCTTACATCAAGTGGATATGACTCAAGCAACATTACAGCCACAGACCCAAATAAGGAACAGCGCGATTTATTGACAACTCTGTATGATATTAATACCACAGGGGACAACGCAGAAGCAGCCAACAATGCTGATGTTATTGTGCTAGCGGTAAAACCTCAGATTATGGAATTAGTTTGCGGTGGATTAACCACTGTCGATTTATCAAATAAACTGGTTATCTCTATAGCTGCTGGCATTTCTGCAACGAGATTAAATACGTTTTTAGAAACTGAAGTTAACCTAGTTCGAGTCATGCCTAATACGCCAGCATTAGTAGGTAAAGGGATGAGCGGCCTCTATGCCACACCATTGGTTAGTGAAGATGATAAAACATTCGCCAGCCAACTCATGCAGGCTGTAGGCAAGGTATGTTGGGTTAACGAAGAATCGGGTATTAATAACGTCATTGCCGCGGCTGGAAGCGCTCCTGCCTATTTTTTCCTGTTTATGGAAGCAATGCAAAATGAAGCGATAGCTCAAGGCTTTGACAAAGAAACCGCAAGGTTACTTATCCAACAGTCTGCCCTTGGCGCAGCTGAAATGGTAATTGCAAATGCCGATATCGATATTTCTACATTAAGAGAACAGGTTACCTCAAAAGGCGGTACAACAGCCGAGGCCTTACGCACTTTTAATGAACACCAACTTACGGAGATTGTGGCCAAAGCAATGCAAGCCGCCGTTTCTAGAGCAGAAGAGATGGAAAAGCTCTTCTAA
- a CDS encoding YggS family pyridoxal phosphate-dependent enzyme, which translates to MYSIQQNIEQVTKQMRTAEHKCGREPSSVQLLAVSKTKPIEAIEAAIEAGQKAFGENYVQEGVEKAQYFTKNFNNAGLEWHFIGPIQSNKTKPIAENFQWIHSIDRGKIAQRLNAQRPKELPPLQVLIQVNTSGEESKSGIDEAEVFLLAELIYSLPNLTLRGLMSIPANVANYESQLNAFTQLAVIQQKLADKYAEIDTLSMGMSGDMEAAVQAGSTMVRIGTAIFGARDYPTTS; encoded by the coding sequence ATGTATAGTATTCAACAAAATATTGAACAGGTCACTAAACAGATGCGCACTGCCGAACATAAGTGTGGTCGAGAACCAAGTTCCGTGCAACTTTTGGCCGTGAGTAAGACCAAACCCATAGAAGCCATAGAAGCAGCGATCGAGGCCGGACAAAAAGCATTCGGTGAAAACTACGTCCAAGAAGGTGTCGAAAAGGCACAGTATTTTACTAAAAACTTTAACAATGCAGGGTTAGAGTGGCACTTCATTGGTCCAATCCAATCCAATAAAACCAAACCTATTGCCGAAAACTTCCAATGGATTCACTCTATCGATAGAGGAAAAATTGCTCAACGCTTAAACGCCCAGAGGCCTAAAGAGTTACCACCTTTACAGGTGTTAATACAAGTAAACACAAGTGGGGAGGAATCTAAGTCAGGTATTGATGAAGCCGAAGTTTTTTTATTAGCTGAGTTGATTTATTCCCTTCCTAACCTCACTTTAAGAGGATTGATGTCTATTCCAGCGAATGTAGCCAACTATGAGTCTCAGTTGAACGCTTTTACTCAATTGGCCGTTATTCAACAGAAACTCGCTGATAAATACGCAGAAATAGATACACTATCTATGGGCATGAGTGGTGATATGGAAGCCGCTGTTCAGGCTGGAAGCACGATGGTACGTATTGGCACCGCTATTTTTGGTGCTAGAGATTACCCTACTACATCTTAA
- a CDS encoding type IV pilus twitching motility protein PilT, whose amino-acid sequence MDITELLDFSVKHNASDLHLSAGVAPMIRIDGDVRKLGIPPLSHSEVHHLLFEIMTDAQRSEFEEKLEVDFSYEIPQIGRFRINAFNQRRGCSAVLRTIPMDIPTLEELDAPSIFSEISEMEKGLILVTGPTGSGKSTTLAAMVNHINRNFNKHILTIEDPIEFVHSNIKCLINQREVHKDTHSFEAALRSALREDPDVILVGELRDQETISLALTAAETGHLVFGTLHTSSAAKTIDRIIDVFPGSDKSMVRSMLSESLKTVIAQKLLKKIGGGRVACHEIMMGTPAIRNLIREDKVAQMYSIIQTSSSVGMRTMEQSAKQLVAKNIVDIDEVNKKIEMEVMSFGS is encoded by the coding sequence ATGGATATCACTGAGCTATTAGATTTTAGTGTAAAACATAATGCCTCAGATCTACATCTTTCTGCTGGTGTTGCCCCCATGATACGCATTGATGGCGATGTTAGGAAGCTAGGTATTCCTCCTTTAAGTCATTCTGAGGTGCATCACCTGTTATTTGAAATAATGACGGATGCACAAAGAAGTGAATTTGAAGAGAAGCTTGAAGTCGATTTTTCGTATGAAATTCCACAAATAGGCCGATTCCGCATCAATGCTTTTAATCAAAGACGTGGGTGTTCAGCTGTTTTGCGCACCATCCCAATGGATATCCCTACGTTAGAAGAGTTAGATGCACCAAGTATATTTAGTGAAATTTCCGAAATGGAAAAAGGCTTGATATTGGTTACTGGGCCAACGGGTTCTGGGAAGTCAACAACGTTAGCGGCAATGGTTAATCATATCAATCGTAACTTTAATAAGCATATATTAACCATCGAAGATCCAATTGAATTTGTGCATTCAAATATTAAGTGTTTGATTAATCAACGTGAGGTGCATAAAGACACCCATAGCTTTGAGGCTGCGCTAAGGTCGGCACTGCGTGAAGACCCAGACGTCATTCTTGTTGGTGAATTAAGGGACCAAGAAACCATTAGTTTAGCATTGACGGCTGCGGAAACGGGTCATTTGGTATTTGGTACTCTGCATACAAGCTCAGCGGCGAAAACGATTGATCGTATTATTGATGTTTTCCCAGGAAGTGACAAATCGATGGTTCGGTCAATGTTGTCTGAATCTCTTAAGACCGTTATTGCACAAAAATTATTGAAAAAAATTGGTGGTGGCCGAGTTGCATGTCACGAAATCATGATGGGCACACCCGCAATCCGAAATCTTATCCGTGAAGATAAAGTTGCCCAAATGTATTCCATAATTCAAACGAGCTCTTCCGTTGGCATGAGAACAATGGAACAGAGTGCGAAGCAGTTGGTGGCGAAGAACATCGTCGACATTGATGAAGTAAATAAGAAAATTGAGATGGAGGTGATGTCGTTTGGGTCATAA